From the Porites lutea chromosome 5, jaPorLute2.1, whole genome shotgun sequence genome, the window ataacaagtgaaaaatgcacacggcgcacgtgcaagagaacaaaagtatatatctatctatatatctctctgtatgaaaacctttttgaaaacgggtgtatatatatatatatatatatatatatatatatatatatatataacctATCAAAAGCATCGTTTAGAAGACACTCCCttcacaactcaataaataCAGTACCACAAGTGAAGAGTAAAACAATATGTTTTTCGTCTCTCACCTATATTTCGGCCGTGTTAAACGGCCTTTATCAGGGTGAATGGCCGTTACAAGCATCACACACCATTATAACATGataacgaacaaatttgaaaacttgcacttgatatatatatatatatatatatatatatatatatatatatatatatatatatatatatatctgggtgtgtgtgtgtgtgtttttaatGCTGTTTACATCTTTCCCTACCCCCTCCACTACATATCATTTCCCATAATTCTCCCTGTGATATAAAACACTATTACATTTGAAATCAGCGTGCGCGGTAGAAGTTGGTTTCCCTGGTCGGTTAATTTTCTAGCTTTCTTTCTGGCCGCCTgcagcaaagttttccggaaggcatcattaagcctCACATCATGACGGAAAAATTCTCACGATTGGCAAAGTCTGCCGTCGTCCAATATGTTACCatatttcgtctcattttggcTAAACGGGTGAGACACTGATCtcgggcttgagacggaaaggCATCACTGATTGCGAGCTTTGATGTGGGCGGTGACAAGTTTCTGGCctcaaaaagtagtttttagaAGTCAAATCTATTCGGCCAGAGCAAAATTGAggctgatttctgaccaggccagagacttggtttaaaattgttttgatggCCGGCCTCTATGTGTTCCTTTCAAAACGGCTCATCTACGTCCAGGATCTTGAATAACACGACTGAGTCTGGAAAGTTTACATAATatgatttatgtggagaaagcgagagttatTGAGTGAGAGTAATTTGATGATATTTCGTGCGTATTAAGTGTGGAAACATTGTGCCTGGTTGGTTGTGGATAGTTTTATCAGTGTCGCGAACGTGGTTAATTAtgtgatttcctgaagttgttGACAAACAGAATTCACAGGTATGTCATGCTGCTCGTGTTAATATAACGATATTGTGTACATGTATGAAAACGCTTCGTGAGTGTTTAGTGTTTTGTCTTAGACAACCGATTCTGGGCTCAACAAAGGTAAATTCCAGGTCTGTTTTAGTCGGGCATCTTGCTGTGAGCGTCATAATTTGAGAGACTGAAAGGTCATAATTTCTgtgcttttaaatgttgttCGTTTCTTTACAAATCTGTAGCTTTTGCGAAGAGCgactttcaactttttttcttcaccgCAAGGGTCAAATCAGGGATACCCAACAACTGTTTTCTGGCAAATATCGGTTCGGAGAAGCAAACATTGcctataattttctattgcttgaggaCAGCTataaatttctagatgaccgttccattcatgaagttacaattttcgaaacttaTCTCATAAATATCTTACGATTTTCTGACGCTTAATTTTTCACGTTTCCCTGTAATACTGTTTTTCGTGGAAAGAGgtaacctaaaattttcggatttaaaTGACTTGTGTGATTGAGATGAGAACGGATGTTTTATGATtcaaatgagtcaatgagtcatgagtcatgagtcatgagtcatgagtcgtgagtcatgagtcatgagtcatgagtcatgagtcaatgagtcaatgagtcagatctgaaaaaataaaagtttcggtAGAACAATAAATTAAGCATTACTTTTACTTAATTTGCCTACTTTCTTCATTGCTGCCTGCACATGCAAGGCCTATTTCTGATATGAAATCTCAACCTGGGCTGTTTGTTAGCAGTATCCCAGGCCATGCTGCTACTACTAATTAAGTGCATGCCCTGAAAAATAGCCTTCCCAGACACCCCTCAAGAACCATTTAAACCATCAGACAATCCATACTACTAGAGTTTCCGTACCAGAAGTGAAGTGCTGCCCCAAGGTTGTTCATATTAGTTGATGCACGAGTTTTAAACAGGCGAGCTAAtgtaaataaacacaaacataaTGCAAACAATGAATGCCCAAAGATTTTAATCAATCAACGAGCCTTGAAAGCTGTTTAAAATTACTATGGGTGTACAGTAATAcctcaacaataattattcgtACACTGTATGTTTCTAATATAAACACTGACTGTGTACAACTGTTCAACTCGCTGTTTCATACCCCTCCTCGGGCAAATTACAGTTCAATTTGTTCGCCTCGTAGCGTCTATGGATTGTTCGCTTAGTGTCCTGGATCGTCTTCAATGTGTTCATGATCGACAGCGATCCACAGcatgaattcaaagaaaattgtATCCCCCTTGATAAGATTCCTCGCTAAAACCTAATGAATACTCCCCGGAATACTTAGCTTTACACCAGCATGACAAGCTAATGAGTAACATACCGATACAGATATAAAAGTTGAACTTTCCTTCGCACTCATGACCGATTTTCTACTTCAAACCGGGCCCAAACATAGGCACACCGAATATCAAAGAACGACCGTTCCCAGATTTGAGTCTTCGAGCGCTAATAAATTCCATAATAGGTTTATCTCAATTTACTTTAAGCGCTGTGTTCAAAGGATATTAAACACTTTCTTCCGAAGCACTCGCAAAATTTAGGCTGGCTTTTTTTCGCTTCTGCTATACGGCAGCGCCTGGGAACTGCTAAGCCCAGGTCGAGGTCAAGATTTCATGTCAGAAATAGGCCTTGTGCTGGCAGCAAAGAAGGAAGTagacaaaataagtaaaagtaatgcttaattttattgtttctaccgaaacttttatttttttcggatCTGACTCATTGGCTCATGGCtcatgactcatgactcattgaTTCATTTGACTCATTAATACTTTACACTCGATTGAGataggaatcagaaaaattctcacattCGTAAAGCTATAAATTGCATCAGAAATTTTCTGAAaagtaatactgaagcccttgaaATTTCGAAAGGACTCAAAGTCCCTGGGATTACCGAACagttacaaattttatagcgcggcttagaatgtatttctagaCATCTAAAactactctggatagcctaaaaagtgtttttaacgtatttaggaggaaatcgtcgttgggtgcccctgtcaaattgttaaaacgTACTTGGAATTTCTGTAGGTACCTTTTTATAGATTCAGACAGATATATGttacattttccttttctgCATGAGGGAtggaatttatttttcaaagtaaATACAAGATCAGCTTTTCGGCCTTCATAGGCATCGATAATAGTCGAAAATTCCAAATTATGTATTTATATATGTTTGcgtctgtttttattttcatttttattttattgtatttattgtattttttttttttttcacaacgcTTGGAAATATTCAacaatgccccccccccccccccccccacccccatgaCTTTGCGTTTAGATATTCGGTTTTATTGGCGGGACGTAAACTTGTCACCTCCGCCTGGTTAGCGGGATACTTGGATGAGTGCCTGTAATCATGACGTTCTGGCTACTTGTTTGTTATTTGTCCGAAACATCACTCTTGCCATCACCAGTATAAACATCCCTCGTAATCTGTCATTATCATCGTTGCTCCATATCCAGACATAGTTCCGTGTGTGTTATCTCCCAATTTTTCTTATCCTCAAGGGACGCAGTTCTCCACACCTTCGCATAAGCTTCACTACAGAAACGCTTTGTCACGGCGCAAAGAGCAGCAGCGAAGGATACTAAAACTTACCCTGAAACCACTCAAATTTATTACTGTATATAAGTGGTAGAGAGAGCACCTGTGTAAACAAAGAGGAAGTCAATCCTTTTGATCGCCGtcatttttgttcaaattatgCAGCCTGTATGTTTTAGCGCTCTAAACGGTAGGACACCTTATATATAAGTCTTTCAATGATGGAATTCGATTTTcatccaagaaaaaaaatccttcaaggACCATTTAAACTGTGATACTAACTCTAAGCTAACTCTAAGCAAAAAGTAACAATAAACAAATGTAAAGAAAAGTAATAAAGAATAATTAATTAAAGAACACgaggagaagaaagaaaggaaaaagaaaacgaaattgTATGTCTTGAGTATTGTTCCGCATACCTTGGCAGAAATCCATTGATTGGCGCCTCCCTCAAAACCGTGTGAAGAGTTGTCTGCTATCACATTTGTAATAgtctaacaaaaaataatgagatttaaacgttgttgttgtttttgatacCTATAATCCtctaaaaagagaaataaaaccaaataaacaaacaaaaacaaattagaaACAGGCGCAACTCATACAATAAAACTTGATTGCACGGATCAAGCTGTAGCAACACTAGCAGCGCAAAtgaaatttactttcacggcgCAAAGTGATTAAAAAACGAAAACGTATTCAAATGCATTTATTAGGTAGTTAGTTAGGTAGATTAACAGAACCAGAAGTAAAAAGAAGTTAGCAGGCTGTGATGTTGCAGGCTactgacttttttttcttttttagcctCTTGTAAGCGATCATTCGATACAATCAACTGATCATAGTGTTCACTGTATGTACTACGCCTCAGAGTGTGAGAAAAACTTTACGGACTCAACCTGGATTTACCCATATTGTAACATAAAAATTGTATACCATTGATTCTCTCAAAAAAGTAGATGCGTCCAGACTTCTCCATGTGAAATACATCCTGACTCTTGTAACGTTAATGTAATGTTGTAAAGTCAttaataaaatcttttttttgctttaaaaaaaaagaccaaaaaaaaaaaaagaaaagaaaagaaaaaatccctGACTCTTGTAAGCGCCCAAGAGCGCGACAACTAAGTAGTCActttttgggtggtcgcttatgggagatTTGACTGCTTTTGGTCCAGTTTTATGTTGTCTAGCTATTGCAAAAAGGACCGTAAAGAACCACTGAAGTTAACAGTGTTGAGCAGTGGTAGCACTAATCCAGTCTTTCTTATGGTAGGTATTTCTCTAAAAGTAAAAAGTTCAAAGAAGACCTACCTTGTCCAGGTCTTGGCAACAGTAGTGATCGTAGTCGTGCCCATAAGCATAAGCCAACTTGTATCCAGTCCAGTTCACTGATTCTGATACAGTGTAATGGAACAGTTATCTCAAAAGTACACTGTAAGTTTTTCTAGCTCATATTCATCATGTCCGGCTGTTACACACTTAACTTGCATTGTGTTCAATCAGTAAAGTTATATTGCTGATCACCCTAAATGCTTTTCTAATCCAATATTAGATAAATTAGCGCAACGTGCAACGGAAATGACAAATTACCTTCTAGAGTTTATGTCTTTCATGTGCTTTGTTTCcattacttttgttttgttttgttttgtttttctttttttgacaaCGACAAAATGTAGCTTTTTTGAGGCACTCTGTTTTGTGGCGTTTACAGCCAGTCCAGTCCACAATATTCTAAAGCTCACTAACAACGtataaataaaatttgaaaataaacgGAAATACTAAATTAGAAAAGCAACTACGCTGATTAACGTTTCGTAAACGAATGGTTTATTCGTTATTCCGTCGTAGCATTTATCAGAAGGCACCGTCTTTATTAATCATTATCAGGTGGGTCATTTAAGTATTTATTCACTTATCCACTGCACAGTGATCGATCCATATTAGATAGAGCTACTTATCCTTTGAATAACTGAGGCCCAATGGATATGATTCCGCAATTAACAACTGAATGACTGAGTAAAGTTagcaaaatcaaaaaaaaaacctttttctttgTAGCGGGCTGCTCGGACTAGTTTGTAAAAAGGTATTTCCGAGTTGTTGACGATACTGCGTTGACTTAACGTTGCTCTTGCCTAGAAATATTGAGATGCAATGTTGATTATATTCAATCATATAAAAGAAACTCCCGCGGATAAAGGATACGGGCTGTTAAGCTAaactcgatacagtttttcaaggtcaatacctcccaagtttgagcataacctacgtcgccataaacaaataTTTGGATTAATTGCCACCGTTGTattagataaaaatgaaaatttgttatgatcagggttgcaatggcACTGGAGTTGTCatgtattgtctccaagtttcatattttcgtgcacaacaatagctagcattttttcatatttcaaatccattgttagttactgctgttcacgtgaaaatgaagcTAGGAGACAATACgttgaataatgagaggctttcacttgtaaacacaaaatttctgtcAAAATATTAGCAAATTGTAGCccgtagcccttattttactaccttaaaatttatcaaaaatcttgaaactaaaaggtcatataaaaggaaggttaatctcaagaatgttgaattttttaaaaactctaaggagcagtttaaaaattattcgttattttgttaaagaagaccaaaatgctTACAACACCCTAATAAGAGCGCTTTGATACGTAAtaatcaaacccttctttctagcaattgGCTGGAGCGATCTCGATAATTTTTAACACACTTTTTTTacaaagattgaaactactacgacgtgaaatggcATGTCagaaaagctttgttttctacagataacagccaaacatcaagattgtctttttttttattgtgtttctaaccataaaaacttcatcccgaaatatctcgataacgcttaTACAGATTtagcttaaacttcacgaacatcaaGGCCGGTAATGGAGGAAAAGCtcctgtgaacgattttggaagaacagttccaaGTGCCGAGTTAAACTGCTGCAAGTAAAGTAGGTAATAGTGTCATTTCGTTGCGATGACAACTCCAGCagtgtcattgcaaccctgatcataataaattttcatctttatttaatacaactgtggtggcgaTTTTTTCAAATCCTTGTTAATGGAAACGTAGTTTATACTCAAACTTAGGAGgcattgaccctgaaaaactgtatcgagccaccttaaaacaaTATTACATGTACGTTATTAACCTACCTGGTGGGGGAATCCACGATATATTGACATATAACCTGCCTGTGTTTTGAAGCTTGTGCAAAGCTATAGTTATGTTTTCTTCAGCTATAGCGAGGAAATTGTCTTCAGAAATATTAAAACAGGGGCCTTTTTGGACTTTAAGTTCAcacatttctgaaaaaaaaggtaaatagATCATTCAATACATAAAATACGTACATAACAACGAAGGCATTAAATGCCTTCAATATTTGGAACAAGCCAACTGATATGTCTTGAAATGCTTTTAATCAAAGCACCCTGAAAAAAATCTGCTGAAAAATCGGTAAAGAACCGAACATTTATCTACTTCAGAAAAAGTTACCTTGTTTAGAGCGGTTATTTTCCATAGAAGCTATCAAAGTATCCGGTGTATCTgagcaaaaaaaatacattagaTAGATTTAaccagagctaaaagcgaagctcccgtttatgaatttttaatttactgCAGACAGTGGACTTTAAACCATTGAAAAGACCACAGTCTATACTTAAATTAAACATAAACTTGAGCCCACGCCTCAATTAAAAGTTACATGTAACAACCGGCCAGCGGAGGTGGCTAGTGATAGTAATTTAGCGAGGCCGCgaagccaccgacactgagatgtataattgttttagtatatattataacagtgagataattgagcataaaatgaaaaattttaactcatttactgctGCCAACGATTCGGCAGTTTTgtcgcgcaatgaccgaacgtaCAACGGctgcggtcgtcgctttttcttgccgacaaataaaactttgaaGGCATTTTTTACCTCTTGCGGGGAAaattcttcaaaaggagttgtgaattctttttgtttttaaaatcattctctaaaatttaaatttagttttaagcttatttatcaACAAGTCAAAtttaaagtaacgcaagactttagctgaatttgtttttgtaaacaaaaaactttttcaccggttttatcgattaATTTATCGAAGAATTTTGAACGTCATGTTCACATTTCATTTTATAACTTTCTCACCGAAAATGACCTGCTCTCCGATTCCCAGTTTGGCTTCAGAAAGTCTCGCTTTTGCGAACTTGCTGTTACTGATCTTATCGATCGCCTTCTCAACAATATGGACAACAGAGTCCTGAATGGACTCTTGTTAGTCGATCTTAAAAAGGCGTTTGACATTGTAAATCATAGcattcttctttcaaaacttcaaaTCTATGGCTGTTCATCTTCCACTGTTCAGTGGTTGACTTCTTATCTCTCTGACCGTTCTCAATGTACTAACTTTAAGGGTACACTATCTGACCCTCTGCCTGTATCTATCGGTGTTCCGCAAGGAAGCATTCTTGGtcctcttttctttctattattCATTAGTGACCTCCCTTTATTTCTCCCACAGAACACTACTCTCACTATGTTTGCTGATGATACTTCAATAACTCAATCTAGCTCTACTATCCACGAGTTGAATGCTCGCCTTAATCTTGTCGCTTCTAGCGTGTTTGCATGGGCTAATTTAAACGACATGGCCCTCAACACGTCTAAAACTAAGTCTATCTTGATTACGACTCAACAGAAATTTCATCGCCTGAATGATCATTCTCTTGATGTCATGATTAATAGGAAGTTAATTGAACAGGTTGAGGCGGCTAAACTACTTGGTGTTACTCTTGATTGCCATCTTACATGGGAGAAACACGTTGAAAATATATGTTCAATTGTAAACAGTAGACTGTCTGTCTAACTTAAGAAGGATCAAACCGTCTCTCAATCATCACTGTGCTCTACGTTTCTTCAACTCTTGTATTCATAACCTCTTTATCTATTGTTCGAGTGCATGGGGTAATTGTTCCAATTATTTATTGTCTCGTACTTCTTCTCCTTCAAAAACGTGCAGCTAGATTGCTCCTTGATGCCGACTACTCTCAACCATCTGTAAGCTTATTTTCCAAACTCAAATGGCTGCCTATTTTCGACCatataaaactaagaaaacttgtACTTTTATTCATTATTCTTAATAATCCTGATGCTCCTCTTTGTCTTCAACGTAAATTCAATATCTTGTCTTCCGTTCGTTCAACTGATCTGCGCACCAGAGCTTGTGCTTTTAATCTTCAAGTTCCATACCCTCGGTCTAATTCTGGAAAGCGCGCATTTGCTTACTCTACTGCCACTCTTTTTAATTGCCTTGACACTGATCTTAAGCAAATAGTGCGTGTATCTCCTTCTTGTATTATATATTCATctagattaaataattttaagcataaactcTTTATCTTATTCCTTAAGTTTGCTAGTAACGTTTCTCATCTTGAAGCATTAACGTGTTATGATTGTCGTTTTTCCCTTTATTGTAACTGTATTAGAAGGTAATTAGTTTATATCatcttatatcttgttaaaccatacatttgtctagttatattttttcgcttGTTGTAGTCGTATATTATTGATTAggcattgtttttatatgtgtattttgtattgttgtgaagGCCGTAAGTTAGATAACTCATTGGGTTACTACGTCACCttcgttaaataaagaatattgtatcagtattgtattgtattgtattcaGGTCAAAAAggcaaagctttacctgttaaaattcaaaccgaacttcgtcaccctATTCCtttatttcgggaacagctagcttgattagttgtgaaatttctttgtttattacgGCAGCAAaacgggaaggcattttgcacGCTCGGAgaaactggaggtgaatcagtgaatagtgcaggatattcactgattgagtagccaatcagagcgcgtgaAAAATACTATCCACTGTTtttgtatatactaaatagatttagccaagctcccagtaataaatttataatttaaatcaaacaataatccacaaatcagttaacttaagggcacattcatgtgacttttgagggaaagggtaagtgattttagagtgaaacatcttacatcgagttgatagccgaTAAGTtaaaattatcgcgcgataaataagaacattatcgcgcgataaatgagaaaattatcgcgcgatagTTAGTCagtttatcgcgcgataaattgcAATTAATATATCACATGATAAAGAGAAGCCTAACTCACGCTTTCCACCCACGTGTTTATAGCCTTTAATTCTCAGAGTTTAGCTTTTACAAGTATATCTTTGAGAGACCTTCGTCGTTATAATTGGAGGTTCTTTGTAGATCTGTCTAAGAAAAGGTTGGTTCTCTATCAGTTGCCAGTGTTTCATAACAATGTTTTTAAGGCTAGCAACTCAAATTTTAAAGAACGCTTGATTGACAaaggctacccacaaactatGATAGAAAACCTTCTATCAGATACAAAGTTCATAGAGAGGGAGTCTGCTCtcctgaaacacaacaacaaagaggaaaaagaaatattgcctttcgtgacacagtaccagccctcagtgtctacttcaaaagaagttttaatgaaaaaatggaatcttatacaaaaccaaccgttACTTCGCCAAATTTTCAAAGAACCACCTATCATTTCCAacaagaaaggaaattaaaatccCTGAAgtacatgctcgttagagctaaaatataaaaggtcaacacaaggtttcacgccggtatggatgtgcggcctgtcaccgcTTGCATTTTCGCATGTTAACCTTTAATCATTGCGCATGCTAATCCGCCGGAGAACTCAGTCCTTTTCTGTAAATACATAACAAGAACATAACCTTTATTCACTTCACTTAACAAAAGGGACCACTGTTGGACAATGAAGTACTTTAAACTTGAAGCTAAGAAGTAACCTGGCTTGATTCTCACTGTATAGTTTTGAAACGAGAGATACTTGATTACATATATATAGCAATTGTAAATCTTAATTACTCCCCTTTTCCTTCAGGATTAAAATGCTGTAATCCTTGCTTGGAAATCTAGCTTGGCAACTCAAATGAACCCTATTAAGCTGACTTAAAAGTTCGACTACTACTCCTTCTTAGTATGATAAAGAAAGGGTCAACATCAAGATAATGCATGCATATACATGCACGCAACGTTCCAGCTTCTCTTTTTCATGTGATGTGTTGCagtttatcgcgcgataaactgactaattatcgcgcgataattcacatttatcgcgcgataaactGCCTAATTTTCGCGCGATAATTCAAACTTATAGCGCGATAATTCAaagttatcgcgcgataatttaAACTTATCGCGCGATAACTTGAGCAAAAAACAATATTGTAATGTCCCTTACGGGACACCGTACTATTTgcagtgagaaaatatatctaaaggcttctttaagttctgtaagcttatatcaaacctgtcAGGTCATTGtgtcaaatcttacaaacgtgcatacaCTTGCCGAATAAATCGTGCttgacttcatgaaattagatataaaaaaacaaacatcaaatatttGCCGGGTTGGGATGCGCCTAAAAATGGCACGTTTTCTGTCAGCGGTTTTTCGGGTAtaaatttcaaaatggccgccctTTTGTCTGCATGGATTTGCATATAAATCAACTGGAATATATTATTACACGAGTCGATATGATCTGTGGGATAGAGTAAAGCACATGGACTGTTCAGGGGTCGACcatttcaaaatattatcaCCAGTGAGCGGCGaaggatatttcaaaattttgtcaTGATTGCACCCTTTCAAGGTAAGTCCATTCCTGCTTATTTGAGCGACTTAAGCTGTTC encodes:
- the LOC140938258 gene encoding uncharacterized protein, which encodes MLASAMYRFLFAMCSVYASLQLCSADNNEELEEGTLMHCLKTCTPVTEDFIRTQQDSMISTMQTCYDECLRTLGKKDLIEKHKKSQVFQRFKRAETVENTPDTLIASMENNRSKQEMCELKVQKGPCFNISEDNFLAIAEENITIALHKLQNTGRLYVNISWIPPPESVNWTGYKLAYAYGHDYDHYCCQDLDKRIIGIKNNNNV